The following proteins are co-located in the Chlorogloeopsis sp. ULAP01 genome:
- a CDS encoding glycosyltransferase: MKLSVIVPCFNAEKTLAVQLEALAKQEYSEAWEVIIADNGSCDRTLEIAHEYLAKLPNLQIVDASDKPGAAHARNISALVAKGEYLAFCDADDEVAPGWVAAMGEALSKYDLVGGRDEHWKLNEPWIVKVFGCEEGSGIYNHPYLPMLSGNNLGVRRSLHKAIGGFDETLLQLQDVDYCWRLQQAGAKPYEATDALVHFRLRSDTISICRRAWKTGCQEALLYKKHRSMGMPQLISWKSLLKTAVMLPMRLLLQVRDKVSLVQCLMELAWRGGQLRGCIKYGYLPF, translated from the coding sequence ATGAAATTAAGCGTGATCGTACCTTGTTTCAATGCAGAGAAAACGCTTGCCGTACAACTTGAAGCGCTAGCAAAACAGGAATATTCTGAAGCTTGGGAAGTAATTATTGCCGATAATGGTTCTTGCGATCGCACGTTAGAAATCGCTCATGAGTATCTAGCAAAATTACCAAACCTGCAAATTGTCGATGCTTCTGATAAACCTGGAGCTGCACACGCTCGCAACATCAGTGCGCTTGTTGCCAAGGGAGAATATTTAGCATTTTGTGACGCTGATGACGAGGTTGCTCCTGGTTGGGTAGCAGCAATGGGTGAGGCTCTATCTAAGTATGACCTGGTTGGAGGTCGAGATGAACACTGGAAGTTAAATGAGCCTTGGATAGTGAAAGTTTTTGGATGCGAGGAAGGTAGTGGAATATATAATCATCCCTATTTGCCAATGCTGAGTGGTAATAATTTGGGTGTTAGACGTTCATTACACAAAGCGATCGGTGGCTTTGATGAAACTCTATTACAACTCCAAGATGTTGACTATTGCTGGAGACTGCAACAAGCTGGAGCAAAACCATATGAAGCCACAGACGCACTTGTTCATTTTCGCCTTCGTAGCGACACTATAAGTATATGCCGTCGTGCATGGAAGACGGGTTGTCAAGAGGCTTTGTTGTATAAAAAGCATCGCTCAATGGGAATGCCTCAGTTGATATCATGGAAAAGCCTACTTAAAACAGCAGTAATGTTACCGATGCGCCTGCTACTGCAAGTCCGTGACAAAGTTAGCTTAGTTCAATGTTTAATGGAGTTAGCATGGCGGGGTGGGCAGTTGCGGGGTTGTATTAAATATGGTTATCTACCGTTTTAG
- a CDS encoding glycosyltransferase family 4 protein: MKSNQENDALVSAYILCVGSGWFPKTPGGLERYVYELTQKLAANQDRVEVCGVGLPEAEPNSLIKLTNLASPDAPILQRLWSIHNNFKKTRMSKPDAINLHFALYSFPILNLLPQGVPITYNFHGPWAYESKQEVVHQQASVLLKHWLIEKRTYHRCDRFIVLSKAFGQILHQKYQVPWHKIQIIPGGVDINRFQMNLSRQDARAKLNWPQDRPIIFTTRRLVCRVGIDKLLEALAKLKPRIPDFWLAIAGRGHMQQSLQELATELGLNNHVKFLGFLPDEQLPIAYQAADLTVMPSQSFEGFGLAIVESLACGTPVVCTPVGGMPEIVEPFSPQLITSSTDASAIAERLEQVLLTKVPIPSREDCYQYAVANFDWHKIAQSVRKVILASP, from the coding sequence GTGAAAAGTAACCAAGAAAACGATGCTTTAGTCTCTGCATATATTCTTTGTGTGGGATCTGGTTGGTTTCCCAAAACACCCGGAGGGTTAGAAAGATATGTTTATGAGCTAACTCAGAAATTAGCTGCAAATCAAGATCGTGTTGAAGTGTGTGGAGTTGGTTTACCGGAAGCTGAACCAAATTCGCTGATTAAATTAACTAACCTGGCTTCACCAGATGCTCCTATTTTGCAAAGACTCTGGTCTATTCACAATAACTTCAAAAAAACAAGGATGAGCAAGCCAGATGCAATTAATTTACATTTTGCATTATATAGCTTTCCGATTTTAAATTTGTTGCCTCAAGGAGTACCAATTACCTATAATTTTCATGGCCCTTGGGCATATGAGAGCAAGCAAGAGGTTGTTCATCAACAAGCAAGTGTGTTGCTAAAACATTGGCTAATAGAAAAAAGAACTTATCATCGCTGCGATCGCTTTATCGTCCTTAGCAAAGCATTTGGGCAAATATTACACCAAAAATATCAAGTTCCCTGGCACAAAATTCAGATCATTCCTGGTGGTGTTGATATCAATCGATTTCAGATGAATTTATCACGACAAGATGCCCGTGCTAAATTAAACTGGCCACAAGATCGCCCGATTATTTTTACAACCCGTCGCTTGGTGTGCCGAGTCGGAATAGATAAATTACTGGAAGCTCTTGCCAAACTTAAGCCAAGAATTCCTGATTTTTGGTTGGCGATCGCCGGTCGCGGTCATATGCAACAATCACTACAGGAGCTAGCAACAGAACTAGGACTGAACAACCATGTCAAATTTTTAGGGTTTTTACCCGATGAGCAATTACCAATAGCTTATCAAGCGGCTGATCTAACTGTAATGCCCAGTCAGTCTTTTGAGGGTTTTGGATTGGCGATAGTAGAATCCCTGGCATGTGGTACTCCCGTCGTGTGTACTCCCGTGGGTGGAATGCCAGAAATTGTAGAGCCATTTTCACCTCAGTTAATTACATCTTCTACTGATGCCTCAGCTATTGCAGAAAGATTAGAACAAGTACTATTGACAAAAGTACCAATACCTTCAAGAGAAGATTGCTATCAATATGCAGTTGCTAATTTTGATTGGCATAAAATAGCTCAATCAGTCCGGAAAGTTATATTAGCATCACCATAA